In the Gymnogyps californianus isolate 813 chromosome 3, ASM1813914v2, whole genome shotgun sequence genome, one interval contains:
- the FAM110C gene encoding protein FAM110C yields MPTELSRAVRMHAISDLHSSLTVRLLSKGPEYLRRQMEAGNPGRKSAVERLAADKAKYVKSQQVISTKQEPVIVLSSASESSSETCSVESKKISRDFGRGKGAKPLELAKAVYSCRAPLQHGPPIARRSTPKRQMRPDSLVIYRQKCEFGRGQSQDSSRGSLVRRIFQGPIKEKQLASPEMPRVMEDTAATESKEPLSAKDSDHEPGNHGAEQTVTVSTKAPGVCTKEHERPSKLSIPPEEVKEVKRRGLHRSQSDISSRYSKSFSEFDSFFKYCGLEQEVIEDLGRENFSVVSDNVSFKSRSISVATSESDFTRHSGDEGLLEDELTDQVPSSTSVIERNARIIKWLYTCKKAKETNKVIQELA; encoded by the coding sequence ATGCCAACTGAACTCTCCCGGGCCGTGAGAATGCACGCCATCTCCGACCTCCACTCCTCCCTCACCGTGCGACTCCTCAGCAAGGGGCCCGAGTACCTCCGCAGGCAGATGGAGGCAGGCAACCCGGGCAGGAAAAGTGCCGTGGAGAGGCTGGCAGCCGATAAGGCCAAGTACGTAAAAAGCCAGCAGGTAATCAGCACCAAGCAGGAACCCGTCATCGTCCTTAGCTCAGcctcagagagcagcagcgagACCTGTTCGGTGGAGagcaaaaaaatcagcaggGACTTTGGCAGAGGGAAGGGCGCGAAGCCCCTGGAGCTGGCTAAGGCGGTGTACTCCTGCCGCGCCCCCCTGCAGCACGGCCCCCCCATAGCCAGGCGCAGCACCCCCAAGAGGCAGATGCGGCCGGATTCCCTGGTGATTTACCGCCAGAAATGTGAGTTTGGGAGAGGTCAAAGCCAGGACAGCTCACGGGGGAGCTTGGTGAGGAGGATCTTCCAAGGGCCCATAAAGGAGAAGCAGTTGGCTTCCCCTGAGATGCCCAGAGTCATGGAGGACACTGCAGCCACCGAGAGCAAAGAGCCTCTCTCAGCAAAAGACAGTGACCATGAGCCAGGCAACCACGGAGCGGAGCAAACCGTCACCGTGAGCACCAAAGCCCCGGGGGTATGTACAAAAGAGCATGAGAGACCCTCAAAACTGAGTATACCTCCTGAGGAGGTCAAGGAGGTGAAGAGGAGAGGTCTCCATCGCTCCCAGTCGGACATCAGCTCTCGCTactccaagtccttctccgaGTTTGACTCATTTTTCAAGTACTGTGGCCTGGAGCAGGAGGTCATTGAGGATCTTGGGAGAGAGAACTTCTCCGTGGTGTCCGACAATGTCTCCTTCAAGAGCCGCAGCATCAGCGTGGCGACGTCCGAGAGCGACTTCACGAGGCACAGCGGGGATGAGGGGCTGCTGGAGGATGAACTCACAGACCAGGTCCCGAGCAGCACCTCCGTGATCGAGCGCAACGCTCGGATAATCAAATGGCTGTACACGTGTAAGAAAGCCAAGGAGACTAACAAGGTGATCCAGGAACTGGCATGA